The Chelonia mydas isolate rCheMyd1 chromosome 25, rCheMyd1.pri.v2, whole genome shotgun sequence genome includes the window AATGCGCCCGCCCTCACTCCAGAGCATTTGACACCCACTTGCCACAGGTGGGAGTGGCAGCACAAGTTGTAGCATTTTGACCTAGCTGCCCTCCCCGCCCATGAACTCTTTGCAAAGCTGAATGCAAGATAATTATCAGCATGTGAGCAAACACGCAGAGGTGCTTAATAAAACTTCTAGCTTATCTTCCAGGAAGCTACCCGGCAGGCAGCTGCCATGCAAGTTATACATCTCTCGCTACCTTGGAGCGGGGagtttggttatttttttaacccCATGTAACTTGTTTTCTGTCCAAAATGAATGGAGCCGTTCAGCGAGGGGTGGAAGGGTGGGGAGGTACTAACAGTGGCTAGATCCAAGCACTGTGTTATGGCTCAAGAGACCACACCGCCTAGTGGATAGAGAATGGAATTGGGAACCGAAAAAGCTAGTTCGGTACAAAGGACTTgccaggtccatctagcccaggggaTAACAGGGGCCAGCCCAGAACCAGTTGCTTCGGGGGAACATGCAAGAACTCCAccgtaggcagatgtgggattaGTTCAAGCCCTGAAGCCTGAGGTTCATCATAATTAATGATGACCTATTAAATTGGCATATTCCTGACATCCCTATAAATGTCCCATCTCCTTTCGGgatctattcctgtctctgccatgtGTGTCTGGGCCGACCACTCTGCTCTtctgtgtctccatttcccctcctGTCCCTTGTCTATttagcctgtaggttccttggggcagggtctgtcatGTTACGGGTCTGTGCAACACCTGGCACGATAGGGCCTTGATCTCAGCCggagcctctgggtgctgctgcaatataaataatgggGAGACACAGGGTaagcttctcccccctccccccatcttaggCAAGGGGGGGAGGTGTATGTAACAGACGCCCTTCTGGGAAGGGTGGTGATGGGCAGCCACGCCCAGCGTGGGGCTGATGGGAGAGGAAGGCTGGCAGacagcctggctcccagcgctAGCCATTGGCTGCTGAGCCGGCCCAGAAGGGGGCGGAAGAGGTCCAGTGCCACTTGGGGCATGTGGCAAACTGACCTCCACCCTGAGGCTGATCCTGTGACTTGGTTCTCCAGGGGGATTCCGGCGGGCCGCTCGTTTGCAATGGGATCGCCGAAggggtggtggctgctggctcTCGGGTCTGTGGGAACTACAAGAAGCCCGGAATCTACACCCGGATCCCGCCCTACATCGACTGGATCGAGAGAGTCATGGCTTCAACAAACTGAAGGCGGATGGGTCGGCCCTGGATTGGAAGGGACCGGCTACCTGGCCCCCGCAGGGACACACAGCAGACTCCACGCTATTTCcccagggcagggctagctgCTAGCATGGCAGAGAGCACTCGAACACTGCAAACGTCAATATAACCGGACATCGGGAGCTTATACGGCTGCCTCCCCCACCTGCTTTCAGCTCTCCTCGCAATCATATAAGCTCAGTGCAGCACTCCCCTGCAAGCAGCATCCCGGAGCGGGGAGGAGACACCGTGAACCAGCTGGAAGACTGACTCCTTCTACCAACACAGCGGCTGCTCCTGGAAACCACCTGGCCCAGCTCTCCTGTCTGGCCCGCCAAAGGGGCGGTTTgcaagggggtgggaaggggaagaagtTGGTCACCCTACAGGATGGGGCTCAAGGCTGGGTTTCAGGTGGCATCTTGTCAACTCTGTCCTCCTCAGCGCAAGCCAGATCCGGAGCAAACCTGAACCACTGTGGCTGTTAATAGTGAGCACGAATATTGCAATAAAAAGGAACTGATTATAACTGCGGGTCACCAGAGTCATCAGGGTTGCACAGATGTGATACACTGGGGGTTGAACTGGGGGGATTcaagggggagaggagagtgtaACAGGATCTTTCCTCATCCCACATCAGACCTGgcccttcctcagtttccccacatggttAACTCACTGTCTCATGTTCTGGTGGCACTTCACTCTCCTGATTTTGGATGTGAGATTCTCATGCTGCTCTGTGATTTAGCCCCTCTGGGCAAACCAGAGTCCCTTCCGTCCCCCCCCCGGAACCTCCCTACACACTGTTGGATAGTGGGGGCTAAACAAAAGGCCAACCAAACAAGGCAGACGTCCAGCAACCTCACGCTGGTCGCTTGGGGCCACGCAACATGCCTCCCTCACCAAGCTGCCGTTCCCCGTCCAGTCCAGTCCTGGCCTCACAGGTTCATTTGCACAGGGCAGGAGgagacggggtgggggagggtaccgcttcctcccccccccccctcactggACCCCTGAGCAAGCACGAGTCCCAATTCCTTTCAACGCCAGCCTACCCAGGCTACTTCCTTCAGGAGCCATCCCTCCCGCAGGCCTCCTAATTCCCTTCCAAGGCAGGGGCTCCTCCAAAGCTTTCTACTGCTGTCCCTGGCTGCGGGCCTTGCCTTCTGGCTGGTGGAGAGACCCTTCCCATGTCCTCACGGcactccctgcagctctcagccatGCTCACCTGCCCCAACCCATCCACTGGGAGGCAGATCCCtagtgtagcttcattgacttccagACAGCagctacaccagggatgaatttggcttcaACGCTCATGGGAAGTCTCCTTGTCTGAAGGGAAGGCTGCAAGTTTCCCCGCTTATTGATACAGATGGGAATCACCAGATTGGATCAGAACATCCTATTTCTGACCAGTGGCCAGCACtggttgcttcagaggaagttgtaAGATCTATACAGTAGGAAGTTATGGAGTCATCTTTTCTAATTGCCATCatatagagcaggggtcggcaacctatggcatgtgcGCTAAAGACGGCacgtgagccgatttttaatggcacgctgttgcctgccgggtcccagccgccggccctgctcagcccgctgtcgAACCCAGGCCggccccggcaggcagcagcctgccattaaaaatcctgcctgccccggcccactcttctctgcccccccccgccgcgggggcagggtgaaaaagcttggtcctgccggctgctgctgcagggcaggcaaggtcccccctcccctgcctcttcccccagcgtgctgggttcctgcccctcctcctctccccctcccccacctcttccagcctgctggggtcctgcccctcctcccctcccttcctgcccccatcagctgatggcccttgcgagggaggggaggagcgggtggaatcagggcatatcccctccagccatCTGCcttgagctgctctgggcaggggtctgggagcacccccatgaccccagcccacacccccagccctctgccctgacccctgcacccccacacactcccagccctctgtcttgacccctgcacccccccaccacacccaccttgactccagcaccccccacacatacccagcccccccaaaccccatgccctgactcctgcacccccctcacatgcccccagccctctgccctgactcctgcaccctcctcacacacccgcagccccctgccctgactcttgcaccccccacattcccacctgcacccctcgcaccaaatgggagctgcccaggtaagcactccacacccaaacctcctgccccaaccctgagccaccctgcactccaacccccagcctgctccttcacccccagccctgtactccgtgcactcccaccctcagctcagtgcagagagagaggaagagaatggctagaaccaaggaaaaggtaggtacccactctgtgtgggcagggccgggatcccagaccggcagcgggctgagaggggccagcagctgggaccccggctggcaggagccagcaggtagaaccccagactggcagcgggctgagccgctcaatCCACTGCTGGTaaatggaaccccaggccggcagcgggctgagcggaccggcagcgtaagatcagcattttgatttaatttttaaatgacgcttcttaaacattttgaaaaccttgtttactttacatacgacaatagtttagttatataatatagagacttatagagagaccctctaaaaaacattaaaacacatcactggcacgcgaaaccttaaattaaagtgaatacaTGATGACTTGGCaccccacttctgaaaggctgccgaccccagGTTAGAGGTTGGTTTACCtcttgaagcaggggggtttataGCCCCTCGCTCTTGACCTCGTCAGTATCTTGTGGCCGTAAGATTCACAGCCTCATCGTGCGGGTTCTAGTGCCAGGAGCCATTCAAAGAAAAGAGAACCTGGTGGACTGGGAGTCTGTGGTGGTTTTGCATGGGAGCGGGGTGGGAATCCCAGTTGAGCCTTGCTGGTTTGTAGTATCTGCCAGGGAGGGGGAAACTTTCAAACTGATGGCAAAGTTCAACAGAGCAAAATAAAAACCCAGCTGCAGGCTCTGCCAGGTTCATTGGAAAACGGTCATGCCCAGTTGTGGGTTCTCCCTGGGGGCCTTGATGCCTCTGGAGATGGCAAGGAGAGGAACTAAGATGGATGCTGGATGGACTTAAAGAAACGGCAAACATCTCCCAAACTTTGCTTCCCCAGACCAAGGCAGATCCATGTCTGAGTTACACACCAAGAGCCGTGGGGGGCATCCAGGGGGTCTGGTGGCTCTGAACTTGGAGTTGGACAGGTACATAAACAAACCTCCATCTCACCAGCTGCCCGTCCCAGCCACCTCCAGGGCAAAGCCCGACTGCCGTGCATTCCCGATGCAGCCCGCTCAGTCCCAGCGGAGGTGCAGAGCGTGCCGCAGGTGAGCAGCCATCAGGGTTCTGGAGTCAACAGAAGCCTGGTGCTTGGGGGCCTCCGGCTCACAGGGATCAAGGCTGCTTATTGGATGTTGCATGACACCCTCTCAACACAGGCAGTTGTGTATTTTGCCCTTTACACAACAGTAATAGCACAAAGAAACAACTGGCACACTAGCCGAATAACCATGTTACTAACAACACCCAACATGTAGGGCCTtgttacatgcacacacatactgTTGCTCTGGCTGGATTCTAAAACCTAGAACCCAGTGAGCACCACTCGAGGGCTCACAAATTACTTAAAGGGAGACCACCCAATTCCACACTACACAACAGACGTCCTGCTCTCCACCTCTGCTCCCCTTCCTGCCCAAACGTGCAGGAAGATGATCAGGCCCTGGCATCTGCCTTTTACTTGTACATAAGGAAGTGAGCTGAGACCCTGCAAACTCATTCCCAAGGGGAATGCACCATGGGGGCTCTGTTTTCCCAAGTCCTTGAAGCGGGGAAAGGCGATGAGCATGATGGAGCACGGACTCTGCTGTTAGACTTGGCCTCATCCCGCCTTCTCTCGCATCTCCTCTGTGCACGGTTCTACTCTCTGTGGCTCTGTGGTTTCCGTTTTGCAGAGAAAGCACCTTCATGCTGATCCAAGCAATTTGCTGCTCCCTTCAAAGGCATAAGAGCCCAGCCGCGTTGTTATTTCAGCCCAGTCACGCTTCGAGGACACAGGAGATGGAAGGATCCTGCATtgtcctgctggggctgctgctggcgtGTTCCAGCCATGCAGGTAAGTGAATCGCACACCTGGGCCCGCTCTTGTTTCTCCGGCGGGATCTGCACTAGCCATGGAGCTGTGTCAATGCAACCCCGCCCAGCTCACTCCCTCACCTGGCACTGCACAGGCTTTGGCGACTGCCGCAGTCAGATCCAAACCAGGTGCTGAAAGCCTGATCCAGCCACTCTTTTAACATGGGCTACGGCCGAGAGGCAGCGGGTGTATGCAGGGGAGCTGTTTTCGACATCATGTCTTCTGCCCTTAGAGATCACAGGGGCCACGCGCAGCGGTAGAGATGTGTACGCTCCCTGTGACACTGAGGGCACAATCTTCTGCTCCCTCCAGGTTTCCCTGCATTCGACTCCCCAGCTGTTGGGCGCAGGTCTCTTTCTATCTCTCACCCCACCCATCTCCACGGCTTTGGTTTCTAGACCCTGGTGAAAGCTGGACTCTCCTTAGCCAGGTCCACATGGCTGGCCGGAATGGCAGACACCCTCACGATTTTACATGCAGGTCAGATTTTGCCCTGGGTTGCGCCACTTTGCTGGGGTTGAACTTGACCTTCTCGCCACTCGGCTGGCCCAGCCGCTGTCCCGAAGCAGCGCGGAGACGTTCAGATCAGTGGACAGTGCGAATCCTGACGTCCGCTCTCTCTCCGCTCTGCCGGGTGACAGCAGACAAACTCCGTTTTCTCCCCTTCGCAGGCAAGCAGGATGCTCTGATCCTCGGGGGACGCAAAGTGGTGAATCACTCCAGGCCCTACATGGCCATCCTGGAAAGCGATTATAAGGAAATCCTGTGTGATGGGTTCCTGATCCAGCCAGAGTGGGTGATGACCGCAGCCCATTGCAGGAGCGCCAGGTGGGTGCCCTGATTGTTCAGCTGAAGGTTCCTGGGAAATAGGCTCCTTGGGCGCTGTAGGCGTAAACTCACCCTGCACCATGGGCTGCATATAAAGGAAGAACTAGCCCCAATGTGTCCCCTCTTCCTCCACACACTGCACATCCAGGATTCTTAGCTGTCTAGCAGGCGTCTCTCTCCCCATGCTCTTACACTGCACTATTCAGTCATAGCTTCTCAaatgaggaaactaaggcacagggagGAAAAGTGACTTACTGAAGGGCTCACCCAGCTGGCCAGTAGCAGACAGGCTGAGAACCCTGGTGTCCTGTTTTGGAGCCCCTCTGCTTTAGCCACAGAACCACGCTGCCTGGCTCAAGGATAGTGCACAGGGTTCTGGGTTGCCACTGATGGCTCTCTGTTCACGAGAATGTTGCTTTTCACAGAAACTTTCGAGTCCTGATTGTGCTGGGGGTTGAGCTGCTGAGCGACTCATCCAACCACATATGGGACATCGCACGGTTTCGCCCACACCCTCATTACAACCCGACCACCTGGGAAAATGACATTATGCTGGTCCAAGTAAGTGCATCCTCCCAGTTCTCACCCAATTCCAGGGAGCCTGGGGTCATCATCACAGTTAAACACAAGGGCTGAAAGCTGGGGAGTGTAGGGATTGCTCCAAATCCACATCACCagc containing:
- the LOC102931053 gene encoding mast cell protease 1A isoform X1, with protein sequence MLIQAICCSLQRHKSPAALLFQPSHASRTQEMEGSCIVLLGLLLACSSHAGKQDALILGGRKVVNHSRPYMAILESDYKEILCDGFLIQPEWVMTAAHCRSARNFRVLIVLGVELLSDSSNHIWDIARFRPHPHYNPTTWENDIMLVQLNNPVPYNKEVQPVKLPQQDREIPSTAACSTAGWGHTRNGGKHSTNLREVNVTLVPRDSCASGHKRKITRNMICAGNKEHNACQGDSGGPLVCDGVAEGVVSFGSKECGKTPTVYTKISRYLPWINKVIKSAR